The following coding sequences lie in one Moritella viscosa genomic window:
- a CDS encoding membrane protein codes for MLPIDLANYCKDVSNKWNNINKGFGLWALHSATLLLGGTTLFSKLIPLSALDITIIRCVIASTVLCLLLKITKQPLRLNKLSDYGWAVLLAALVGAHWVTFFLGMQLSTIAIGLIAFYTYPVMTVFLEPLFNREKIQGQDIISALVVLIGISLLVPELSLENDVTLGIISGISSAFLFTLRNILYKRKLSHYSGPHTMFYQTLLTACMLSPFLGVDLAGINNDSWTLLVVLGICFTAMPHTLLVTALRYLKAKTVGLISCLQPLYGSLLAIPFLGEIPNTATITGGVLVVSAALFETWNAGKK; via the coding sequence ATGCTACCAATTGATCTGGCTAACTATTGCAAGGATGTAAGTAATAAATGGAACAACATAAACAAGGGCTTTGGGCTTTGGGCTCTACACTCAGCAACGCTATTACTTGGCGGCACCACATTATTTTCTAAACTCATTCCATTAAGTGCACTTGATATCACCATTATTCGCTGCGTTATCGCCAGTACTGTGCTGTGTTTATTATTAAAAATCACCAAGCAGCCATTGCGATTAAATAAGTTAAGCGATTATGGCTGGGCCGTATTATTAGCCGCGTTAGTGGGCGCTCACTGGGTAACCTTCTTCTTAGGTATGCAGCTGTCGACCATTGCGATAGGGCTTATTGCCTTCTACACTTATCCTGTGATGACGGTATTTTTAGAACCTTTGTTTAATCGCGAAAAAATACAAGGTCAAGATATAATCTCGGCATTAGTGGTACTAATCGGCATTAGCTTATTAGTACCGGAACTGTCTCTAGAGAATGATGTGACTCTCGGTATTATCAGCGGTATTAGCTCCGCATTTTTGTTTACTTTAAGAAATATACTCTACAAACGTAAGCTATCCCACTACAGTGGCCCACACACCATGTTTTATCAAACATTATTAACCGCGTGTATGCTTTCACCATTTTTGGGTGTAGACTTAGCAGGTATAAATAATGACAGTTGGACGTTATTAGTTGTGTTAGGAATTTGCTTTACAGCGATGCCACACACACTGCTAGTGACAGCATTACGCTACCTAAAAGCCAAAACAGTTGGTCTTATCTCCTGTTTACAGCCGCTTTACGGTAGTTTGCTAGCGATCCCTTTTTTAGGTGAAATCCCCAATACTGCCACCATCACGGGAGGAGTATTAGTGGTCTCAGCCGCCCTCTTTGAAACATGGAATGCAGGAAAGAAATAG
- a CDS encoding mechanosensitive ion channel, protein MMTKNYVILLILFSLFFTPVYAQLSYGEAQLNNTISQLEELEPTPSVKLQLKYYQQALKDLIEDTDARQTAVSYQKIIDDYPVTSQTLKAKIADYISAKFADPSDWSLNKVDQAIAKQNSNLTDLKQQQQARSSELTTIGIRISSFQTDIERLRSKLTNTQKESDKLISTGNGSLNSEQEALRISLQIKESSLSTKIQMLELEQLSASNRSELAQLNRRLIRREQKDVSKYLTILTDLRNSILRKETEDAIARSKQINDSSLISSPFLQLQLEINQELSKELATVSAKNEIIQRKQQAVTQQVDALTTTLTNFNEQVEWLKISSAFGENLRAQVSSLPSEPPLEKLENEIVESRLARFRYKKMQTQLDSLPLATKTLTPAEHESLLRFIELRRLLLSQLISSLDNHIYEQTKLKVSYSKMNSTLVQIKQQADEHLFWVPSSPFINTQTISELLASMLWIASIDNSITIPQAILSVPLATLSLALLFILGLTYLHAPLNKYFTKHIAETYPKVGKVTKDKFSYTLRNLAYSFADALILPLSLLIITELLISAWEFPFAVNIGHALQDSLFLLVIYLFMRNLTRHKGLLQIHLKIDKELIAKIWGYYQVLFFISWPSYIIQVLCYQYPEQAYDGSLGRLAFIITCCALTQFYYRLYREKLPLTYKKKNNGKPHIVHHTIWTVFIMAPIASAIIALMGYLYTAQVLLKQMESSLFMGVFFLLTYYLIRRGMHLQKRRLAFERAKAKRIDIIAQRAKEVEKGEQNTSQESHFDIEEPEIDLDQISAQSLGLLRTLLTLLFLALNALFWSEIQSAFTFLDTITLWDAANTLNGVEYIDPITLKSCLLAITIFALTLVLVRNLSGALELLILQHLDLSPGTGFAITTLAKYMTISIGFVVGFNFLGVDWAKTQWLVAALTVGLGFGLQEIFANFVSGLIILFEKPIRIGDTVTIRQLTGSISKIQTRATTIVDWDRKEIIVPNKAFITEQFINWSLSDSITRVIINIGVEFNSDIELVTKLLLGCAEENSLSLDNPGPEVFFIEFGQHSLCFEVRCYVAEMGHRLTMTHALNTRINQVFKEHNIRIALHQLDLNVKHGIKVSDSGHVMSMKKGSLR, encoded by the coding sequence ATGATGACTAAAAATTATGTAATTTTACTTATTCTATTTTCATTATTTTTTACGCCAGTTTATGCACAGCTTAGTTATGGTGAGGCTCAGCTTAACAACACCATATCTCAGCTTGAAGAACTAGAGCCTACACCTTCGGTTAAATTACAGCTCAAGTATTATCAACAAGCTTTAAAAGATCTCATCGAAGACACAGATGCCCGTCAAACAGCCGTTAGTTATCAAAAAATCATTGACGACTACCCTGTCACATCACAAACATTAAAAGCCAAGATTGCAGACTATATATCAGCAAAATTTGCCGATCCAAGTGACTGGTCATTAAATAAAGTCGATCAAGCAATTGCGAAACAAAATTCCAACCTTACCGATTTAAAACAACAGCAGCAGGCGCGTAGTAGCGAACTCACCACCATAGGTATTAGAATCAGTTCATTTCAAACTGATATTGAACGCTTACGTAGTAAACTAACCAATACGCAAAAAGAATCTGACAAGCTGATAAGCACAGGAAACGGTAGTTTAAATAGTGAACAAGAAGCCCTACGAATTTCACTGCAAATCAAAGAATCATCATTATCAACGAAAATCCAGATGCTAGAGCTTGAACAACTCAGTGCCAGTAATCGCAGTGAATTAGCGCAGCTCAATCGCCGTTTAATACGGCGAGAACAAAAAGATGTCAGTAAGTACTTAACAATACTGACTGACTTACGTAATAGCATATTGCGCAAGGAAACCGAAGACGCGATTGCGCGCAGTAAACAAATCAATGATTCATCACTGATTAGTTCTCCATTTTTACAGCTACAACTCGAAATCAATCAAGAACTATCTAAAGAACTTGCAACCGTTTCAGCTAAAAATGAAATAATTCAACGTAAACAACAAGCAGTTACACAGCAAGTAGATGCGCTCACTACAACGCTCACTAATTTTAATGAGCAAGTAGAATGGTTAAAAATCAGCTCTGCGTTTGGTGAAAACTTACGGGCTCAAGTAAGTAGCTTACCGAGTGAGCCACCACTAGAAAAACTTGAAAATGAAATTGTTGAAAGTCGCCTAGCACGCTTTCGCTATAAAAAAATGCAGACACAATTAGACAGTCTGCCATTAGCAACAAAAACACTCACACCTGCAGAACATGAGAGTCTGTTACGATTTATTGAATTACGTCGACTGTTACTCAGCCAACTTATTTCAAGTTTAGATAATCATATCTACGAGCAAACAAAATTAAAAGTCAGCTACAGCAAAATGAATAGCACATTAGTACAAATTAAACAGCAGGCTGATGAGCATTTATTCTGGGTGCCGAGTTCTCCATTCATAAATACTCAAACAATTTCAGAACTTTTGGCGAGTATGCTTTGGATCGCCTCGATCGATAACAGTATCACGATCCCACAAGCCATACTCTCTGTGCCTTTAGCAACGTTAAGTTTGGCGCTGTTATTCATTCTAGGTCTCACTTATTTACATGCTCCCCTGAATAAATATTTTACCAAGCATATAGCCGAAACATATCCAAAGGTTGGTAAAGTAACAAAGGATAAGTTTTCTTATACCTTACGGAATCTCGCGTATTCATTTGCCGATGCACTGATTTTGCCGCTTTCACTGCTTATTATTACAGAGCTACTTATTAGCGCATGGGAATTTCCCTTTGCAGTAAATATTGGCCACGCGTTACAAGATTCGCTATTTTTGTTAGTGATATACCTGTTTATGCGTAACCTCACCCGCCATAAGGGCTTACTACAAATTCACCTTAAAATAGATAAAGAACTAATCGCAAAAATTTGGGGTTATTATCAGGTGCTATTTTTTATCTCTTGGCCCTCTTACATCATCCAAGTGCTTTGTTATCAGTATCCAGAACAAGCTTATGATGGATCGCTAGGTCGTCTTGCCTTTATCATTACTTGTTGTGCATTAACGCAGTTCTACTACCGCTTATATCGCGAAAAATTACCGCTAACGTATAAGAAAAAAAATAACGGCAAACCGCACATTGTCCACCACACGATTTGGACTGTCTTTATCATGGCACCAATCGCATCAGCCATCATCGCACTCATGGGCTACCTCTATACAGCGCAAGTATTGCTAAAACAGATGGAATCATCCTTATTCATGGGCGTGTTCTTCTTACTCACTTATTATTTGATACGCCGTGGTATGCACTTACAAAAACGTCGTCTGGCCTTTGAACGAGCGAAAGCCAAACGTATCGATATTATTGCTCAACGTGCGAAAGAAGTTGAAAAGGGCGAGCAAAATACCAGTCAAGAAAGCCATTTTGATATCGAAGAGCCCGAGATCGATCTGGATCAAATCAGCGCACAATCGCTCGGCTTATTACGTACTTTATTAACCTTATTATTCCTCGCATTAAATGCACTATTTTGGTCTGAAATTCAAAGTGCCTTTACCTTCCTCGATACCATCACGCTTTGGGATGCAGCCAATACCCTAAACGGGGTTGAATATATCGATCCGATTACCTTAAAGAGCTGCCTATTAGCCATCACTATTTTTGCACTAACGTTAGTATTAGTACGTAATTTATCGGGTGCACTAGAGCTGCTTATTTTGCAACATCTCGATCTTAGCCCAGGTACAGGTTTTGCGATCACGACGTTAGCCAAATACATGACGATTTCAATTGGTTTTGTCGTCGGATTTAACTTTTTAGGTGTCGATTGGGCAAAAACACAATGGTTAGTGGCTGCATTAACAGTCGGCTTAGGTTTTGGTTTACAAGAAATTTTTGCCAACTTCGTATCCGGCCTGATTATCTTATTTGAAAAACCGATTCGTATTGGTGATACCGTCACAATCCGTCAATTAACCGGTAGTATCAGTAAAATTCAGACCCGCGCCACAACTATTGTTGATTGGGATAGAAAGGAAATTATCGTACCAAATAAAGCTTTTATCACTGAACAATTTATTAACTGGTCTCTATCCGATTCAATTACCCGCGTGATCATTAATATCGGTGTCGAATTTAATTCTGATATTGAACTGGTTACCAAACTGCTATTAGGCTGTGCCGAAGAAAATAGTTTAAGCCTTGATAATCCAGGACCTGAAGTATTCTTTATTGAATTTGGCCAACATTCATTATGCTTTGAAGTGCGTTGTTATGTCGCAGAAATGGGCCATCGTTTGACCATGACACACGCACTTAACACCCGTATCAATCAAGTATTTAAAGAGCACAATATTCGTATTGCCCTGCACCAATTGGATCTGAATGTAAAACATGGCATAAAAGTCAGTGATAGCGGCCATGTAATGAGTATGAAAAAAGGTAGCTTAAGATAA
- the amiB gene encoding N-acetylmuramoyl-L-alanine amidase, translated as MFKRILLLSIIYLCFMPLSYAANAVYAIRIVEHADKTRIVFDLAKKPLFNLYDRHKKTQIVVDFAGTQNKVNVSKLAKLSSNIIRVEQTKSAKSSDLRIIFHLAQPIQYRFFELAGNKTARNRLVIDLPVKPTKSAKAVIKKKNPVAVKKITKKPVVRHPKRDVVIAIDAGHGGKDPGSIGFKKFVEKDITLAIAKKTVAILNQKKGIKAVLIRKDDRYISLNERSAIARKYKAELLVSVHADGFTSSNPSGASTLILSQGRANYEFKKKLRDDNVNGLLGGVGDAIKNSNGADDLQYTFLDLGRQYSQGAGYNIASLIHHELAKVTNMHKSKPYEQSLAVLKSLDIPSLLVETGFVTNYREGKKLTTSSHQYKIANAIAQGSYLYFRNAPPKDTYLAYMRNGIHVVKKGDSLSVIASSYGTTEWRIKQLNNLTKSTIFIGQKLKIPTS; from the coding sequence ATGTTTAAACGGATTTTACTATTAAGCATAATTTATTTGTGCTTTATGCCATTAAGTTATGCTGCTAATGCGGTGTATGCTATCCGGATTGTTGAGCATGCAGATAAAACAAGAATTGTTTTTGACCTAGCGAAAAAACCGTTATTCAACCTTTATGACCGTCACAAAAAGACACAGATCGTGGTAGATTTTGCTGGTACACAAAATAAGGTTAATGTGAGTAAACTAGCAAAGTTAAGCAGTAATATTATCCGTGTCGAGCAAACCAAGTCGGCTAAATCTAGTGATTTACGTATTATTTTTCATCTTGCTCAACCAATTCAGTATCGATTTTTTGAATTAGCGGGTAATAAAACCGCCAGAAATCGACTGGTTATTGATTTACCTGTAAAACCGACGAAGTCTGCAAAGGCTGTTATCAAGAAAAAAAATCCGGTTGCAGTCAAAAAAATAACGAAAAAACCAGTTGTTAGGCACCCGAAAAGAGATGTCGTGATCGCGATTGATGCTGGACATGGTGGTAAAGACCCTGGATCTATCGGTTTCAAAAAGTTTGTTGAAAAAGACATTACCTTAGCCATTGCGAAAAAAACAGTGGCAATTTTAAACCAGAAGAAAGGCATTAAAGCCGTTTTGATTCGCAAAGACGATCGTTATATTTCGTTAAACGAACGTTCTGCGATTGCACGTAAATATAAAGCTGAGTTATTAGTGTCTGTGCATGCTGACGGTTTTACTTCATCAAATCCATCGGGGGCATCAACGTTAATTTTATCGCAAGGTCGTGCGAATTATGAATTCAAGAAAAAGCTACGTGACGATAATGTCAACGGACTGTTAGGTGGCGTAGGTGATGCGATTAAAAACAGTAACGGTGCTGATGATTTACAATATACGTTCCTCGATCTTGGTCGGCAATATTCACAAGGTGCAGGTTATAACATTGCATCATTAATTCATCACGAGTTAGCGAAAGTAACTAATATGCATAAATCTAAGCCGTATGAGCAAAGCTTGGCTGTATTGAAGTCATTGGATATTCCGTCGTTATTAGTGGAAACTGGCTTTGTTACCAACTATCGAGAAGGTAAAAAATTAACGACAAGTAGCCACCAGTATAAAATTGCGAACGCTATTGCACAAGGTAGTTACTTGTATTTCCGTAATGCACCACCTAAAGATACTTATTTGGCGTATATGCGAAATGGTATTCACGTGGTTAAAAAAGGTGACTCACTTTCTGTTATTGCCAGCAGTTATGGCACTACAGAATGGCGTATTAAGCAATTAAATAACTTAACTAAAAGTACTATATTTATTGGTCAAAAATTAAAAATCCCAACGAGTTAG
- the orn gene encoding oligoribonuclease, with product MQLADNAAQFNENNLVWIDLEMTGLDPEKCLIIEIATIVTDSELNILAEGPVLAIHQDKIELDKMDEWCTTHHTNSGLVERVLASKVTEKEAVEQTLTFLHQWVPAGKSPLCGNSIGQDRRFLVKYMTELNDYFHYRNVDVSTIKELGRRWCPEVVSSFHKEGLHLALDDIRESIGELQHYRQHMFKI from the coding sequence ATGCAACTCGCCGACAACGCTGCGCAATTTAATGAAAATAATTTAGTTTGGATTGACTTAGAAATGACTGGTCTTGATCCAGAAAAATGTCTAATCATTGAAATTGCAACTATCGTCACTGATAGTGAATTAAACATTCTTGCAGAAGGACCTGTATTAGCTATTCACCAAGATAAAATCGAACTTGATAAGATGGATGAGTGGTGTACAACTCACCATACTAATTCGGGTCTTGTTGAACGTGTATTAGCAAGTAAAGTCACTGAAAAAGAGGCTGTTGAACAAACATTAACATTCTTACACCAGTGGGTACCTGCGGGTAAATCACCATTATGTGGTAACAGCATTGGCCAAGACCGTCGTTTCTTAGTGAAATATATGACGGAATTAAATGATTATTTCCATTACCGTAATGTGGATGTGAGTACGATTAAAGAGTTAGGTCGCCGTTGGTGTCCTGAGGTTGTGTCGAGTTTCCATAAGGAAGGTTTGCATTTAGCACTGGATGATATTCGTGAATCAATCGGTGAATTACAGCATTATCGTCAACACATGTTTAAAATTTAA
- a CDS encoding sodium/proton antiporter — protein MSVYSTLCFLAAIAIFIAFINSKIGKMQTTIAITAGSIILSLGIVIAGQSGWFHLEAIATEQLNSINFESFLLKGILGFLLFAGGLGIKLANMKDQKWEITVLALVATLFSTGFIGGVLWGFCQLVGIPLDFIYCLLFGALISPTDPIAVLAIVKNLDAPQRISTQIEGESLFNDGFGLVIFMTLFTVAFGSEAPTVSSVTQLFLHEAIGGIIYGLALGLVFHYLISSTNDHSMELLLTIAIPTAGYVFADVIDVSGPLAMVVAGIMIGNWTRQKGFSPESEYHLDHFWELVDEFLNGILFLLIGMAMLLFSFHKEDWILMVFAIPLVLLARYLSVKFSYLFFNRFRSYNPLSVKILTWGGLRGGLALAMALAIPAGVFVIPEKSIDVREIILVMTYSVVVFSILVQGSSITGLIHKAKTWEAEQLAKKEDK, from the coding sequence ATGTCGGTGTACAGTACCTTATGTTTTCTCGCAGCAATTGCCATTTTTATTGCATTTATTAATAGCAAAATTGGTAAAATGCAAACAACAATTGCGATAACTGCGGGATCAATAATACTGTCTTTAGGTATTGTGATTGCAGGCCAAAGCGGCTGGTTTCATTTAGAGGCAATCGCAACAGAGCAATTAAATAGTATCAACTTCGAAAGTTTCTTATTAAAAGGTATCCTAGGTTTCTTATTATTTGCTGGCGGTTTAGGCATTAAATTGGCAAACATGAAAGATCAGAAATGGGAAATTACGGTTTTAGCTCTCGTCGCTACCTTATTCTCAACTGGTTTTATTGGAGGGGTGTTATGGGGATTTTGTCAGTTAGTTGGGATTCCATTGGACTTCATTTACTGTCTACTCTTTGGGGCGCTAATTTCTCCTACGGATCCGATTGCTGTACTGGCGATTGTTAAGAACCTGGACGCACCGCAGCGTATTTCAACGCAAATCGAAGGTGAGTCATTATTTAATGATGGTTTTGGTTTAGTGATCTTTATGACGCTATTTACGGTGGCATTTGGCTCTGAAGCGCCAACCGTAAGCAGTGTGACTCAACTGTTCTTGCATGAAGCGATTGGTGGCATCATTTATGGGCTTGCGCTTGGTCTAGTATTCCATTATTTAATTAGTTCAACGAATGACCACTCAATGGAATTATTACTGACCATTGCTATCCCTACGGCGGGTTATGTATTTGCAGATGTGATCGATGTTTCAGGTCCATTAGCTATGGTTGTTGCTGGTATTATGATTGGTAACTGGACGCGTCAAAAAGGCTTTTCGCCAGAAAGTGAATACCATTTGGATCATTTTTGGGAGTTGGTTGATGAATTCTTAAACGGCATTCTATTCTTGTTGATTGGTATGGCCATGTTATTGTTTAGCTTCCACAAAGAAGATTGGATCTTGATGGTTTTTGCTATTCCATTAGTATTGTTAGCGCGTTATTTAAGTGTTAAATTTTCTTATTTATTTTTCAATCGATTCCGTAGTTACAACCCGTTATCCGTTAAGATCTTAACGTGGGGTGGTTTACGTGGTGGTTTGGCATTAGCGATGGCGTTGGCGATTCCTGCTGGTGTGTTTGTTATTCCAGAGAAAAGTATCGATGTGAGAGAAATTATTCTGGTCATGACCTACTCGGTTGTAGTGTTCTCAATTTTGGTGCAAGGCTCTAGTATCACTGGTTTGATCCATAAAGCCAAAACGTGGGAAGCAGAGCAGCTTGCTAAGAAAGAGGATAAATAA
- a CDS encoding putative ferredoxin, 4Fe-4S binding protein, which yields MPPIDYQQLTQQIKVWGAELGFQQVGIADTDLSTYEPHFQTWLDNGYHADMDYMSRYGTMRTHPEELYPGTIRVISVRMDYLPPDALMATTLKQKDKGYISRYALGRDYHKIIRKRLKHLGQKISEHCETLDARPFVDTGPLLERPLAEKAGLGWTGKHSLILNKEAGSWFFLGEILINLPLPIDKPIENQCGKCTACLQICPTQAIVEPYTVDANRCISYLTIELFGAIPEQYRTLIGNRIYGCDDCQLICPWNRFAAITGEQDFHPRSNLHSPELLTLYAWNEAYFLKQTEGSPIRRIGHERWLRNISVALGNAAYSPEIVEALETKFVETTEMVQEHITWALQQQQAKANNIIPILQIDKTKDKLIRMVEKALPRDA from the coding sequence ATGCCTCCGATAGACTATCAACAACTTACACAGCAAATTAAAGTCTGGGGCGCAGAACTTGGTTTCCAACAAGTCGGTATTGCCGATACTGATTTATCAACCTACGAGCCACATTTCCAAACCTGGTTAGATAATGGCTATCATGCCGACATGGATTATATGTCGCGTTACGGTACCATGCGAACTCACCCTGAAGAACTCTACCCAGGCACCATTCGCGTGATCTCCGTGCGCATGGATTATCTACCACCCGACGCACTAATGGCTACAACCTTAAAACAAAAAGATAAAGGTTATATTAGTCGCTACGCGTTGGGTCGTGATTACCATAAAATCATCCGAAAACGCCTTAAACATTTAGGCCAAAAAATCAGCGAACATTGTGAAACACTCGATGCTCGTCCCTTCGTTGATACCGGCCCTTTACTCGAACGACCTTTGGCCGAAAAAGCCGGATTAGGCTGGACAGGTAAACATTCGCTGATTTTAAACAAGGAAGCAGGCTCGTGGTTTTTTCTTGGCGAAATACTAATAAACCTACCATTACCCATTGATAAGCCCATTGAAAACCAATGTGGTAAATGTACTGCGTGTTTACAAATTTGTCCAACACAAGCGATTGTCGAGCCTTACACTGTTGATGCGAATCGTTGCATTTCTTATCTCACTATTGAACTGTTTGGGGCGATACCAGAGCAGTATAGAACCTTGATTGGTAATCGCATTTACGGTTGTGACGATTGCCAATTGATCTGTCCGTGGAATCGATTTGCCGCAATTACCGGTGAACAAGACTTTCACCCAAGATCAAACCTGCACTCGCCAGAGCTATTGACGCTGTATGCCTGGAATGAAGCCTATTTCCTTAAACAAACGGAAGGCTCACCGATTCGTCGTATTGGTCATGAACGTTGGTTACGTAATATTTCAGTCGCACTGGGTAATGCAGCTTATTCCCCAGAAATTGTCGAGGCTTTAGAAACTAAGTTTGTAGAAACAACGGAGATGGTGCAAGAACATATCACTTGGGCACTGCAACAACAGCAAGCCAAAGCAAACAACATTATTCCGATATTACAGATCGATAAAACCAAGGATAAGTTAATCCGCATGGTTGAAAAAGCACTGCCACGCGATGCATGA
- the rsgA1 gene encoding putative ribosome biogenesis GTPase RsgA 1, whose amino-acid sequence MAKKKHLTQGQIRRVRSNQTKRLEKQDTREWDDALLGQKQEGVIISRFGQHADVEDENGVIHRCNLRRSIASLVTGDRVVWRLGNEQLQGISGIIEAVHERRTVLTRPDFYDGIKPIAANIDQIVIVSSVVPEFSTNIIDRYIVAAEDVKIRPVILLNKIDLLSTNELFTINQQLQTYRDIGYEVWQVSSIEGKGLSELQGLLKDNTTIFVGQSGVGKSSLVNALMPELNVDVGDVSEKSGLGTHTTTTARLYHFPSGGDLIDSPGVREFSLWHMKPEEIANGFIEFRDFLGECRFRDCKHKNDPGCALQEAVAKGKIKKVRFDNYLRILETMLDNRPTRHVPVRK is encoded by the coding sequence GTGGCTAAAAAGAAACATTTAACCCAAGGTCAAATACGTCGCGTACGTAGCAACCAGACTAAACGTTTAGAAAAGCAAGATACACGAGAATGGGATGATGCTCTTCTCGGCCAAAAGCAAGAAGGTGTAATAATTAGCCGCTTTGGTCAACATGCTGATGTAGAAGATGAGAATGGGGTCATTCACCGCTGTAATCTACGTCGTTCTATTGCGAGCTTAGTAACAGGTGACCGTGTCGTTTGGCGCTTAGGTAATGAACAGCTGCAAGGCATTTCTGGCATTATCGAAGCAGTACACGAACGCAGAACCGTATTAACCCGTCCCGATTTTTATGACGGTATTAAACCGATTGCGGCTAATATCGATCAGATTGTGATCGTATCCTCTGTCGTACCTGAATTCTCAACCAATATTATCGACCGTTATATTGTTGCTGCCGAAGATGTGAAAATCCGTCCAGTGATCTTATTAAATAAGATTGACTTATTAAGCACCAATGAATTATTCACCATTAACCAGCAGCTACAAACTTACCGTGATATTGGCTACGAAGTATGGCAAGTATCATCTATCGAAGGTAAGGGGTTAAGTGAACTACAAGGTCTACTGAAAGATAATACCACTATCTTTGTGGGTCAATCAGGCGTAGGTAAATCATCACTAGTTAATGCCTTGATGCCCGAATTAAATGTCGATGTGGGTGATGTATCGGAAAAATCAGGTCTTGGTACCCATACAACAACAACAGCGCGTTTATATCATTTCCCATCAGGTGGTGATCTTATTGACTCACCAGGTGTACGTGAATTCTCGCTATGGCACATGAAACCCGAAGAGATCGCTAATGGCTTTATCGAGTTTAGAGATTTCTTAGGTGAATGTCGCTTCCGCGATTGTAAACATAAAAATGATCCTGGCTGTGCACTGCAAGAAGCTGTAGCAAAAGGCAAAATCAAAAAAGTACGCTTTGATAACTATCTCCGCATTTTAGAAACAATGTTAGACAATCGTCCAACTCGTCATGTTCCAGTGCGTAAGTAA
- the psd gene encoding phosphatidylserine decarboxylase proenzyme encodes MLDKLKVIAQYCFPQHGLSRLIGLFANGAHGKVTTNVIGWFIKRYNVNMDEAKHSDPAHFQTFNEFFTRELKEGVRPINADDNMLCQPVDGAVSQAGPITQGRIVQAKGHDYSVCELLGGDRQLANKFEDGDFATVYLSPRDYHRIHMPITGTLKEMIFAPGDLFSVNPLTAQNVPNLFARNERAIAIFDTEVGPFAMVLVGATIVASIETIWHGTIAPSKNKEIVRWTYENQAPIVIEKGEEMGRFKLGSTIVAVFTKDAVEFVDELQPTIATVMGEAFARIKNK; translated from the coding sequence GTGCTAGACAAGCTTAAAGTTATTGCCCAATACTGCTTTCCTCAACATGGTTTATCTCGTCTTATTGGTTTATTTGCCAATGGTGCTCACGGTAAAGTAACCACCAATGTAATCGGCTGGTTTATCAAGCGTTACAATGTGAACATGGATGAAGCAAAACATTCAGATCCAGCACACTTCCAAACATTCAACGAGTTTTTTACCCGTGAACTTAAAGAAGGCGTACGTCCAATCAATGCTGACGATAACATGTTATGCCAACCCGTTGATGGAGCAGTAAGCCAAGCAGGTCCAATTACACAAGGTCGTATAGTGCAAGCTAAAGGCCATGATTACAGTGTGTGCGAACTACTTGGTGGTGATCGTCAACTTGCAAATAAATTCGAAGATGGTGATTTCGCGACAGTATATTTATCGCCACGTGATTACCACCGTATCCACATGCCAATTACTGGTACGTTAAAAGAAATGATTTTTGCACCGGGCGATCTGTTTTCAGTTAATCCACTCACAGCGCAAAATGTACCAAATTTATTTGCACGTAACGAACGTGCTATCGCTATCTTTGATACCGAGGTTGGTCCATTTGCAATGGTATTAGTTGGCGCAACAATCGTAGCCTCAATTGAAACAATTTGGCACGGCACTATCGCACCATCAAAGAATAAAGAGATCGTACGTTGGACATATGAAAACCAAGCGCCAATCGTTATCGAAAAAGGCGAAGAAATGGGTCGCTTTAAACTAGGCTCAACGATCGTTGCTGTATTTACCAAAGATGCCGTTGAATTTGTTGATGAATTACAGCCAACAATAGCAACAGTAATGGGTGAAGCATTTGCCCGAATCAAGAATAAATAA